In Desulfovermiculus halophilus DSM 18834, the DNA window CCCTGTCCAGGATCTCAACCCGGCTGCCCGCCGGAATGGGGCAGCTTGAGGGCTCTGCCCTGGCCGGCCAGGTCTGCCCTCTGAGGCGCACTCGCCCCCCGGGGCTGAGGTCTGTGGCAGCAGATGCCTGCCGGCCGATGAGGGTGTAGACATCCGTGTTGTGCTTGTCGTAGGCTGGCCAGAGAAAGAAAAACAGAATGCTGTCCTTGACTATCCACAGGACGAGGATGGACCATGCGGCCCCGGCCGGGAGCCCAAACCGGGCGTGGGCAACCACAAGCGCCAGAGCCACGAGCAGGGCCCCTGGGAGCTGGAGCAGGGTGTAGGTGACTACAGTTCGTTTGGACCATCCGGTTTTAAGCATAGGAGATGGATTATGAAACTGGCACTGAGCAGTCAAGGTACGGGGTTGGACGATGTCCTCAGCGGGTTCGGCCGGTGCAGGTACTTTGTCTTGTACGATACCGACTCCGAACAGATCACGACCATATCCAATGAACACAACATGGTCGCCGGCCGGGGGGCTGGGACCCGTGCAGCCCAGGATGTGGTCAAGACAGAGGCCGGGGCGGTGATAACCAGCCAGATCGGCCCCAAGGCTGTATCATATCTCCAGGGCAAGGACATGCCGGTCTATGTCAGTGAGGCCCAGAGTGTGCAG includes these proteins:
- a CDS encoding NfeD family protein, giving the protein MLKTGWSKRTVVTYTLLQLPGALLVALALVVAHARFGLPAGAAWSILVLWIVKDSILFFFLWPAYDKHNTDVYTLIGRQASAATDLSPGGRVRLRGQTWPARAEPSSCPIPAGSRVEILDREGLVLIVRPLKTEKAGA
- a CDS encoding NifB/NifX family molybdenum-iron cluster-binding protein, whose protein sequence is MKLALSSQGTGLDDVLSGFGRCRYFVLYDTDSEQITTISNEHNMVAGRGAGTRAAQDVVKTEAGAVITSQIGPKAVSYLQGKDMPVYVSEAQSVQQAVQDFLAGTLRAL